From the Ammoniphilus sp. CFH 90114 genome, the window AAATCAACATTATTTAATCGTATAGTAGGAGAGAGGATTTCGATTGTAGAAGATATCCCTGGTGTGACGAGAGACCGAATTTACAGTAAAGCAGAATGGCTTGATCGTCATTTCCATTTGATTGATACCGGAGGTATTGCCTTCGATGATCACGATGTCTTGCTTGAGCATATCCGTCACCAAGCAGAGCTTGCGATCGATGAAGCAGATGTCATTATTTTGGTGGTAGATGCGACTACAGGAGTAACGAGTACGGATGAGGAAGTAGCGAGAATGCTGTTCCGCTCCAAGAAACCGGTCGTTCTTGGGGTAAATAAAGCGGATAACCCAGAACGTATGAGTCAAATGTACGAGTTTTATTCCTTGGGCTTCGGGGAACCGGTTGGTATTTCTAGTGTCCATGGATTAGGAATCGGTGATTTGCTTGATGAAGTCACGAAGCACTTCCCTATAGAAACGAACGAGCAAGAGTATGATGAGGATGTGATTCGTGTCTCCCTGATTGGACGACCGAACGTCGGGAAGTCTTCTCTAGTGAATGCCTTAACTGGTGAAGATCGGGTAATCGTTAGTGACATTGCAGGAACGACTCGCGATGCGATTGACACCATGATTACTCGTGAAGGACAAGACTTTGTCCTCATTGATACGGCAGGAGTAAGGAAGCGAGGCAAGGTTTACGAGTCTACAGAGAAATATAGCGTTCTTCGAGCTCTTCGAGCTATCGAGAGATCAGATGTGTGTATTATCGTCATCAATGCTGAAGAAGGAATTATTGAGCAAGACAAGAAGATTGCAGGTTACGCTCATGAGGCTGGACGAGCAGCTCTTTTTGTAGTGAACAAATGGGATGCCATTGAGAAGGACGATAAAACTCTTCATCAATTTGAACGTACCATTCGAGAGCATTTTCTCTTTATGGATTATGCCCCCATTGTTTTTGTTTCAGCTAAAACAAAACAGCGAATTCATCAGATCCTGCCTAAGGCGAAAGATGTCGCTGACCAACATGCCATGAGGATTCAAACGAATGTGTTAAACGACCTTATCCATGAGGCGACTACGGTTACACCACCACCTTCAGATAAGGGAAGAAGGCTGCGGATTAACTACATTACACAAGTTTCTGTTAAGCCGCCAACCTTTGTTTTGTTTGTCAACGATGTTGAGCTATTACATTTTTCATACCAACGCTTCTTAGAGAATAGAATTAGAGAAGCTTTTCCTTTTGAAGGGACACCCATCAGGATCATCGCGCGAAATAAAGCGGAGGACTAAGGGTAATTTGTATTAAAAGGGAGAGGAATGAGGGGATGAATACAGTTATTGCTATCGTGGCAGGGTACCTGCTTGGATCGATTAGCTTTAGCTATCTTATTGCCAAGAAGGTAGCTGGGATAGACATTAGGCATCATGGCAGCGGTAATGCAGGGGCAACAAATACATTAAGAGTTCTGGGAAAAGGGCCGGGTATACTGGTCCTGCTTCTAGATGCACTTAAAGGGGTATCAGCTGTCTGGTTCGCTCACTGGATAAGCGGTGGCGATCATCTCATTACAGCATTGGCTGGAGCTATGGCTATCATCGGCCATAACTGGCCTGTCTTTTTTGGCTTCAAGGGAGGAAAAGGAGTCGCAACGACTATCGGTGTAATTGCCTCCCTCTCGTTTATATCATTTCTTTGGTCCGCTCTGATTACAGTGGCTGTTATTTATATTACCAGGTATGTCTCATTGGGTTCTCTTGTATTTCTAGCTCTTATTCCCATATTCATGTATGTATATGGAGAACCGAACGCATACATTTGGATGGCCGCTATAGTATGCATTCTAGGCTTCGTTAGACATTCTCAAAATATTGTTCGATTGCTTCAAGGCACAGAAAGCAAATTAGGACAATCCAAAAAATAAGGGGGGATGAGCTAGTGGATATAGGTTTGATCGGTGCAGGAAGCTGGGGAACGGCCTTAGCAATGGTATTGGCTGACAATGGACACCGTGTCCACATGTGGTCTAGACGACGTGATCAGGCTGATGAAATCAACAAAGAACATACAAATAGCAAGTATCTTCCTGACGTCCTATTATCAGAGTCCATTACTTGCTCTACGAATCTAGGGGAAGTAGTTAAAGGGAAAAAAGCTATACTCTTAGTTGTTCCCTCTCACATTATTCGCGAGATCGCAAGAGAGGCTGCTGGTTTAATCGATCAAGAGGCACTCGTTATTCACGCTGTAAAGGGGCTTGAGTTAGGAAGCTATAAAAGGATCTCTGAAGTACTGCAGGAAGAGCTCCCTGTTTCCCTTCACAAGCGCTTAGTTGTATTGTCAGGACCAAGCCATGCGGAGGAAGTCAGCCGTAAGTCGCCTACAACGATTGTGGTAGCTTCTCAGCCGATTGAAGCAGCAGAAGAGGCACAGGATTTATTAATGAATGCTTACTTTCGAGTCTATACAAATCCAGATGTGGTTGGATTAGAGCTGGGAGGTGCGCTAAAAAACATTATTGCACTAGGGGCAGGGTTGTCCGATGGACTGGGATTTGGTGATAATGCTAAGGCTGCCTTGATGACGAGAGGATTAGCTGAGATCAGTCGTTTAGGTGTGCATATTGGATCTGATCCATTAACATTCTCGGGTTTAGCGGGTGTAGGAGATCTCATTGTCACTTGTACGAGCAAGCATAGCCGCAATTGGAGAGCAGGCAATCTCCTTGGGCAAGGTATGTCTCTTGAAGAAGTATTAGAAAAGATGGGAATGGTTGTAGAGGGCGTTAAAACTACGAAAGCGGCCTATGAGCTTGCTGAGAAAATCGGTGTTGAGATGCCTATTACACGAGAGCTTTATCAGGTATTATTTCAAGCGAAATCTCCAAGGCAAGCTGTGGAGGACCTAATGGGGCGTGTAAAGCGACATGAAGTAGAAGAGATCGCACAAAATTAGAGTGCAGGGCATATCATAACAAGAATTTTTCTTATGAAAATAAGAAATATTGGGCTATAATCTAAGTTGCAGAATATTAAGCGTCCACATAGGATATATTGGGTTCCAATTAAACGCAGCCTTTAACAGGCAGGATACAGTCGGAGAGGGGTAACGAACTTAATCGTTACCCCTCTTATTTTTTCTTTTTGCTTGCCTCTTCTGCCGCCAAGGTTTCAATGAGGTTCTGAACTACTGGTGATTGCAATAAACTCATCACTTGCTTAAAATCGAGATCCTGCAAGTTTTTCATGAGATCCGATTCCGTTGCCCCTTGAAGTGGAAATGGCCCTGCACTCGGATTTACAGCGTAGATGACCTGAGTTAGGGTTTCTAGCGTAGTTCCCATTTGACTTAATTGTTCTCTTACGGTCTGCATTTGCTCTGCGGCTGTAAATAAACGAGGGGAATATGGTTCAGCCCCCCCCTTAGGAAGTTGTTCAGGGTTAGGTGATATGGACCGCTGCAGCGTCGTTAATCTTCTACGTCTTGCAGACGGTGGATGATGCCAATGAATTGGATTCATAGCCAGCTCCGACTCCTCTTACTTTCTTTATCTATGTATTCTATTCAAAATTGGGCGAAAAGGTGCGTTATGGGCAAGTTATGCTATAATAGGAACGATGATTAAAGAAAGAGGGAAAGAAAAAGATATGGATAAAGAAATGTCGTCATTTGTTGCGATGGGGTTAATGTTTTTGGCGAATATTGCTATATTGTTTGCGCGTAATAAACTTAAAGGCATTCCGCGTATTATAGTTTCTACCTTTGCCTTTCTGTTGCTGATTCCATCTCTACTTCTCATCTTAGTTGTCTTATTATGAGAATCAAGATAGAGTTTCAGCCTCGCGGCAAGACCATATCAGTGAATAAAGGAGACAATCTTTTACAATCGGCACTAAAGAACAGAATTGCGATCAGGAATCGTTGCAGGGGTAATGGCACATGCACAAACTGCAAGATTCAGATTATGACTTTGAGTCCGTTCGTCTCGATGCCTTCTTCGCAAGAGTTAAGAATGATTGGTGAGGAAGAGATGTCTGAGGGATTTCGACTCGCTTGCCAAACTCGGGTATATGGCCCAATCCAAGTACGAGTGCCAGAAGAAGCATGGAAGAATGTCGTAAAGAGTCAGATTCAGCAACAGAAGGAGAATGAGGGGATTTAACATTGAAAGTAAGTCATATTGTCAAATTGTCTATTCTATTTATTGCCACCATACTAATCTCAACAGGCTGCATGTATCCAGAGGAAAGAAAGATGGAGAATCAGCTGCCACTAAACGTACAAGTACAGTCCGTACAAGATGCGATTGATCAATTTAGGGCGGATACTAGCGTGTTACCCATTGCAACCAAAGAAGCCCATACACCGATCTATGAGAAGTATATCATCCAATTCCATCAACTTGTACCGAAGTACTTGCAGTACACTCCTGGCGCGGCTTTTGAACAAGGAGGCTCTTATTTATTTGTTCTGACGAATGTTGAGGTCAAGCCTACTGTTCGATTACTCGATTTAAAGATGGTCGAAAACCTTCAAGACATTCAGAGTCGAGTAACTCGCTTCTACGATAAGAATAAAAGTTTACCTGTTGCAGGGGTCATGCAACCAGGTTATTTTCAAATCGATCTTAAAAAAATTGGCGTAGCAAAGGGCAGAGACGCAGTGGAGAGTCCCCTAACAGGGAATATTCTTCCCATCATTATGTCAGCACAAGGTGTCGTGGGAATTGATTACCAGAAGGATCTAGAGCAGATTATAAAAGGGAACCAAGAAGATCTGCCAACAGACAAGGATATTCGCGACCTTATCCCTGAGAATTCGCTTTATGTACCTGTAAAATCTTTTCCGTATGCGCTAGTAGACGGATTGCCTAGCCTAGTCAGTAAAAAATAATTTTATATATAAGTCATAGATTCGTAGTCCATGCCATAGGATGGTTTATAAAGGCAGAGGGGTGCGATCGGTGATCTAAGAAGAGAGCAATTGCCTTGTCAGTTGCTCTTTTTCTATATCCTAGCTCAAATCTATATGCTCGTTATATGATTTGTTCAGGACGAGAAAATAAGATTTTGATCATAATTCCATCACATCCTCATATATTGATAGTGTCCTAATCTATCCAAGAGTCATTGCAAAAATCACCGATTTTTGAAAGGGAGGTAAGAAGGTGGAACGAGTAGATATTTTCAAAGATATTGCAGAACGGACTGGTGGAGACATCTACATAGGCGTCGTGGGTCCTGTCCGTACAGGAAAGTCTACTTTTATTAAACGGTTTATGGAGCTTGTGGTACTGCCCAACATCAAGAGTGAAACAGATCGGGCCAGAGCTAAAGATGAACTGCCACAAAGTGCGTCTGGACGCACCATCATGACCACAGAGCCTAAATTCGTTCCAAATCAGGCTGTGGAAATTCTTGTGGCAGATGGCTTGGAAGTAAATATTCGCCTTGTCGACTGCGTAGGCTATGCCGTTAACGGAGCCAAGGGCTATGAGGACGAGAATGGCCCGCGTATGATTAACACCCCTTGGTATGACGAACCTATCCCGTTTGAAGAAGCGGCGGAAATCGGGACACGCAAGGTCGTTCAGGATCATTCTACATTAGGTGTGGTCATTACAACGGACGGTTCTATAGCGGAAATTGCACGAGAAGGATATATAGAAGCGGAAGAGAGAGTCATTGCAGAATTAAAAGAGGTTGGAAAGCCCTTCATTGTTGTCGTGAACTCTGCGCACCCTGATCGAAAAGAGGCGCAAGATTTACGCAATCAATTGATTGAGAAGCACGACGTACCCGTGCTGGTCATGAGTGTAGATGACATGGTAGAAGCTGATGCTATTGCTACACTACGAGAAGTATTGTTTGAGTTCCCTGTCCACGAGGTGAACGTGAACCTGCCAAGTTGGGTTATGGTACTCCATGATGATCACTGGTTACGACAAAATTATGAAGAAAGTGTACGAGAGACGGTAAAAGAGATTCGTCGCCTGCGTGACGTTGATCGTGTTGTCGGTCATTTCACGGAATATGAGTTCATCGAAAGAGCCTCACTATCTGATATGAATATGGGGCAGGGTATTGCTGAAATCGATTTATACGCACCTGATTACCTCTATGACCAAATCCTAGTAGAAGTTGTGGGTGTAGAGATCCGCGGTAAGGATCACCTGTTGCAGCTTATGCAGGAATTCTCACACGCGAAGAGGGAGTATGACCGTGTGGCTGTCGCCTTGAACATGGTTCGTCAGACAGGTTACGGTATTGCTCCGCCATCCATTGAAGAGATGACGCTAGATGAACCAGAGATCATTCGTCAAGGAAGCCGATTCGGAGTAAGATTAAAAGCAACAGCGCCGTCTATTCATATGATTCGAGTAGATGTTGAGTCCGAATTCTCCCCCATTATCGGTACAGAGAAGCAGAGTGAAGAGCTTGTTCGTTATCTCATGCAAGACTTCGAGGAAGATCCGCTCAGCATCTGGAATTCTGACATTTTTGGACGTTCGCTTAACTCTATTGTTAATGAAGGCATCTCTGCGAAGCTCGGCATGATGCCAGAGAATGCCCGATATAAGCTTCAGGAGACATTACAACGAATTATTAACGAAGGTTCTGGCGGTTTAATAGCCATCATTCTCTAAATAAGTTATCGTACAAACTTAAGGACTCCATCGTTTCGATGGAGTCTTTTTCGTATACATAAAAATAAACTAGTGCCTCATCTAGCAGTCTAGTGAAAAATTTGGCGAATTATCCATATTTCATAAGAAAAATTCTTGAACTTGGCGGTTTTCTATATTAATATAAAGTCTGTTACAAGGAAATTTTGGCCGTTCCTTAAGCCTTGGGCTATTATGTTCTACGCCTTTTATCGAGGAAGCTTAAACTTGTAATTGAAGCCTATAATTAGAATAAATTCTATTAAATAGGTATAAATTTGTTCGAAATGGTTAAAGAAAGTAGTAATAAGGCCAACTCATTGGGAGGAGGTGAAACAATGAATAAGACAGAACTTATTTCTTACGTAGCTGAGGCAGCTGAGCTTACTAAGAAGGACGCAACGAAAGCTGTTGATGCTGTGTTTGATGCGATTGAGAATGCACTTAAGAATGGAGATAAGGTTCAGCTTATTGGTTTTGGAAACTTTGAGGTTCGTGAAAGAGCAGCTCGTAAAGGCCGCAACCCTCAAACAGGTGAAGAAATCGAGATCGCTGCAAGTAAGATCCCTGCTTTCAAGCCAGGTAAGAGCCTTAAGGATTCCGTTGCTGGTGAATAGTAAGCTCTTACATAAGTAAACGTATAAAAGTCTACACCAATTGATTTGGTGTAGACTTTTTTGTTGCATTCATTGAAAAGAGGATGTCCTTTAAGACGCTTTTGATACTACAAAATTTTTGTCCGCAGCTCGGTAAGCGTAAACTAGTGAGACCGCCAACAGTAAAATAGCACCGCCAAATAAAAACGGAAGGTTCATATTAAAGTGATAAAGTAAAGTTCCTATGATAGGTCCAAGAATACGTCCAAGAGAGTCCATGGAGGAAATGAGACCGGAGGCTACTCCATGACCAACAGTGGACTTCTGTGTAACAAGGGACGTCACACAAGGACGAATTAAGGCATTCCCTATACCAAAGATGGTGACGTACAAGGCCGCTGTCCAGAAGTCCATGGAAAGGAGTATAAGAAGGAAACCAATACCTGACACGATCAAGCCAATGAGAATGGCTGTGCTTTCCTTTCCTTTTTTAATCTTCTTACGGACGACATATCCTTGAATGACCGCGCCAGCTACTCCGCTAATCGCAAACATTAATCCCATCTCGAGGGAACTCGCTCCGATCTTGCTCATTTGAAAATATTGCAGTGTACTCTCTAATCCAGCTAGAGTAAAGGAGACCAAAAAAGAAAGTACATACAAGTGCTTTAAAGGTCCAGCGAAAGCTGCCCATCTAGATTCTCTTTTTTGAGTCCTTTCTGTCTGGTCCAGCTGATGCGATTCCTTTAAGACAAACCAAGCAAATACGACTGTTCCGAAAGAAAGTAATGAAGCCGCAAAGAAGGGAA encodes:
- a CDS encoding NAD(P)H-dependent glycerol-3-phosphate dehydrogenase — its product is MDIGLIGAGSWGTALAMVLADNGHRVHMWSRRRDQADEINKEHTNSKYLPDVLLSESITCSTNLGEVVKGKKAILLVVPSHIIREIAREAAGLIDQEALVIHAVKGLELGSYKRISEVLQEELPVSLHKRLVVLSGPSHAEEVSRKSPTTIVVASQPIEAAEEAQDLLMNAYFRVYTNPDVVGLELGGALKNIIALGAGLSDGLGFGDNAKAALMTRGLAEISRLGVHIGSDPLTFSGLAGVGDLIVTCTSKHSRNWRAGNLLGQGMSLEEVLEKMGMVVEGVKTTKAAYELAEKIGVEMPITRELYQVLFQAKSPRQAVEDLMGRVKRHEVEEIAQN
- the spoIVA gene encoding stage IV sporulation protein A; this encodes MERVDIFKDIAERTGGDIYIGVVGPVRTGKSTFIKRFMELVVLPNIKSETDRARAKDELPQSASGRTIMTTEPKFVPNQAVEILVADGLEVNIRLVDCVGYAVNGAKGYEDENGPRMINTPWYDEPIPFEEAAEIGTRKVVQDHSTLGVVITTDGSIAEIAREGYIEAEERVIAELKEVGKPFIVVVNSAHPDRKEAQDLRNQLIEKHDVPVLVMSVDDMVEADAIATLREVLFEFPVHEVNVNLPSWVMVLHDDHWLRQNYEESVRETVKEIRRLRDVDRVVGHFTEYEFIERASLSDMNMGQGIAEIDLYAPDYLYDQILVEVVGVEIRGKDHLLQLMQEFSHAKREYDRVAVALNMVRQTGYGIAPPSIEEMTLDEPEIIRQGSRFGVRLKATAPSIHMIRVDVESEFSPIIGTEKQSEELVRYLMQDFEEDPLSIWNSDIFGRSLNSIVNEGISAKLGMMPENARYKLQETLQRIINEGSGGLIAIIL
- a CDS encoding HU family DNA-binding protein, translated to MNKTELISYVAEAAELTKKDATKAVDAVFDAIENALKNGDKVQLIGFGNFEVRERAARKGRNPQTGEEIEIAASKIPAFKPGKSLKDSVAGE
- the der gene encoding ribosome biogenesis GTPase Der; the protein is MANPVVAIVGRPNVGKSTLFNRIVGERISIVEDIPGVTRDRIYSKAEWLDRHFHLIDTGGIAFDDHDVLLEHIRHQAELAIDEADVIILVVDATTGVTSTDEEVARMLFRSKKPVVLGVNKADNPERMSQMYEFYSLGFGEPVGISSVHGLGIGDLLDEVTKHFPIETNEQEYDEDVIRVSLIGRPNVGKSSLVNALTGEDRVIVSDIAGTTRDAIDTMITREGQDFVLIDTAGVRKRGKVYESTEKYSVLRALRAIERSDVCIIVINAEEGIIEQDKKIAGYAHEAGRAALFVVNKWDAIEKDDKTLHQFERTIREHFLFMDYAPIVFVSAKTKQRIHQILPKAKDVADQHAMRIQTNVLNDLIHEATTVTPPPSDKGRRLRINYITQVSVKPPTFVLFVNDVELLHFSYQRFLENRIREAFPFEGTPIRIIARNKAED
- a CDS encoding MFS transporter — its product is MDKRMITIMVILITIFIGFGMIIPVLPNMVEDAMAAPYHLGLMLSLYSAMSFFLSPVWGGLSDRVGRRPIIMIGVLGFSVSFFLFGISEQNLWMMYGSRLLGGAFSGAATACCIAYIADITTDDNRTKGMGLAGMSIGLGFIFGPAFGGLLSVFGTSIPFFAASLLSFGTVVFAWFVLKESHQLDQTERTQKRESRWAAFAGPLKHLYVLSFLVSFTLAGLESTLQYFQMSKIGASSLEMGLMFAISGVAGAVIQGYVVRKKIKKGKESTAILIGLIVSGIGFLLILLSMDFWTAALYVTIFGIGNALIRPCVTSLVTQKSTVGHGVASGLISSMDSLGRILGPIIGTLLYHFNMNLPFLFGGAILLLAVSLVYAYRAADKNFVVSKAS
- the plsY gene encoding glycerol-3-phosphate 1-O-acyltransferase PlsY — its product is MNTVIAIVAGYLLGSISFSYLIAKKVAGIDIRHHGSGNAGATNTLRVLGKGPGILVLLLDALKGVSAVWFAHWISGGDHLITALAGAMAIIGHNWPVFFGFKGGKGVATTIGVIASLSFISFLWSALITVAVIYITRYVSLGSLVFLALIPIFMYVYGEPNAYIWMAAIVCILGFVRHSQNIVRLLQGTESKLGQSKK
- a CDS encoding 2Fe-2S iron-sulfur cluster-binding protein gives rise to the protein MRIKIEFQPRGKTISVNKGDNLLQSALKNRIAIRNRCRGNGTCTNCKIQIMTLSPFVSMPSSQELRMIGEEEMSEGFRLACQTRVYGPIQVRVPEEAWKNVVKSQIQQQKENEGI
- a CDS encoding DUF2768 family protein; its protein translation is MIKERGKEKDMDKEMSSFVAMGLMFLANIAILFARNKLKGIPRIIVSTFAFLLLIPSLLLILVVLL